One genomic segment of candidate division WOR-3 bacterium includes these proteins:
- a CDS encoding helix-turn-helix transcriptional regulator, producing the protein MDIIGKKIRELRENKGLTQKEFASLLGYKLLTVSRWERGERKPSFSDLKKLSD; encoded by the coding sequence ATGGATATTATTGGGAAAAAAATAAGGGAATTGAGGGAAAATAAAGGTTTGACGCAGAAGGAGTTTGCTTCTTTGCTTGGTTATAAGTTGCTAACGGTTTCAAGGTGGGAGAGGGGAGAGAGGAAGCCCTCTTTTTCTGATTTAAAGAAGCTTTCTGATAT